A genomic stretch from Thermostichus vulcanus str. 'Rupite' includes:
- a CDS encoding sirohydrochlorin chelatase, translated as MFDLLSTAASTPLSPSTPQPLPLLLIGHGSRDPQGRQAFLELAQAYQARTPHRPVIPCFLELTEPSIAQGIQQCIAQGWQEVVALPLLLFGARHNKFDVTVELDRLQALYPQLRIHYSGPLGIRSEILQLLRARLRALLAAQPPGIPDSETVLLFVGRGSSDPEANAETCKLARLLWEGSGFRAVETCFIGITHPRLPMGFERALLWQPRRVIVLPYFLFTGVLVKKIEAAIQEQRLLHPGMDWLGLPELGIVDTILQSLRQLEQEARQGQTQMNCHLCKFRLAVKEWASAQHTHPHDNATHRLRDHGHSPSHSHHNHSHSHSHHGHDPTHADPWAQIEDYHQRAWQVP; from the coding sequence GTGTTCGACTTGCTCAGTACCGCCGCGTCCACCCCGCTTTCTCCATCTACGCCTCAGCCCCTACCCCTGTTGCTCATTGGCCACGGATCCCGGGATCCCCAAGGACGGCAAGCTTTTCTCGAACTGGCCCAAGCCTACCAAGCCCGTACCCCCCACCGGCCCGTGATCCCCTGTTTCTTGGAGTTGACCGAGCCGAGTATTGCCCAAGGGATCCAACAGTGCATCGCCCAAGGTTGGCAGGAAGTGGTGGCACTGCCGCTGCTGTTGTTTGGGGCTCGTCACAACAAGTTTGACGTGACGGTGGAGTTGGATCGGCTGCAAGCCCTGTATCCACAGTTGCGTATTCATTACAGTGGACCCCTGGGGATCCGCAGCGAAATTCTGCAACTGCTGCGAGCGCGTTTGAGGGCTTTGTTGGCTGCTCAACCTCCAGGGATCCCGGACTCGGAAACCGTGCTGCTGTTTGTTGGTCGTGGATCCAGCGATCCGGAAGCCAATGCCGAAACCTGTAAACTGGCCCGCCTGCTTTGGGAGGGATCCGGTTTTCGCGCCGTCGAGACTTGTTTTATCGGCATTACCCATCCGCGCCTACCGATGGGGTTTGAACGAGCGTTGTTGTGGCAACCGCGCCGGGTGATCGTTTTGCCCTACTTCCTGTTTACTGGCGTGTTGGTGAAAAAAATCGAGGCTGCCATCCAGGAACAACGGCTCCTTCATCCAGGGATGGACTGGCTGGGTCTACCGGAACTGGGCATTGTCGATACGATTTTGCAGAGCCTGCGCCAACTGGAACAGGAAGCCCGACAGGGCCAAACCCAAATGAATTGTCACCTATGCAAGTTTCGACTGGCGGTAAAAGAATGGGCCAGTGCTCAACATACCCATCCTCACGACAATGCTACGCATCGCTTACGCGATCACGGCCACTCCCCCAGCCACAGTCATCACAACCACAGTCATAGCCACTCCCATCATGGGCATGACCCTACCCATGCGGATCCTTGGGCTCAGATCGAGGATTATCACCAACGGGCCTGGCAAGTACCCTAG